The following are from one region of the Apostichopus japonicus isolate 1M-3 chromosome 17, ASM3797524v1, whole genome shotgun sequence genome:
- the LOC139984319 gene encoding pancreatic triacylglycerol lipase-like — protein sequence MLNLCLLAFLFGTTFAGEVCYTDLGCFDNAPPFLDLQDRPLSLLPSSREDINTTFLLNTPTNPNESGQQLVSNQDLTTISSSNFDSNLPTKFIIHGYLEVGDLGWMTDMSSAMLSQGSYNVFRVSWDLKPGNDHYAKMSSNARIVGAEIALLIDQLLTYAPAGSTASDASSYHLIGRGIGSHVAGYAGERHNPKLGRISALDPAGPYFENCDVIVRLDHTDAEFVDVIHADTNLIRTMGMGMHQATGHADFYPNGGHDQPACPSRILSILFIEGTIYEGGVQYVLCDHEKAHEMYIESITSGCRFMASPTADNNLDNYVDGITGYYDAANAMPMGFHADKSYMISETQYFQPYVTRTVDEKDELHCKSQYRAKVYFDDPRDADEAHGDLYIRYGNDAGLWTEKIHMANTGENAYEPGLSYYVTGAGNSFAEPLTRIEFSWEYDGDWYNPISWDIFRNPDVYVSRIEVDSLDVRQSSTFCSTVSDGLVRSNKHDVIFLPC from the exons ATGTTGAACCTGTGTCTTCTCGCCTTTCTTTTCGGCACAACTT TTGCCGGTGAGGTGTGCTATACAGACTTAGGATGTTTCGATAACGCACCGCCATTTTTGGACCTCCAAGATCGGCCACTGAGTTTGCTCCCAAGTAGCCGCGAGGACATCAACACCACATTTCTCTTGAACACCCCTACCAACCCAAATGAATCTGGCCAACAGCTAGTGTCCAACCAGGATTTGACCACAATTTCATCGTCCAATTTCGATTCTAACTTACCGACTAAATTCATCATTCATGGATACTTGGAGGTTGGAGATTTAGGCTGGATGACCGATATGAGTTCGGCAATGCTGTCACAGGGGAGTTATAACGTTTTCCGGGTTTCGTGGGATCTGAAACCAGGCAACGACCATTACGCCAAGATGTCATCGAATGCTCGAATTGTTGGAGCAGAGATTGCCCTCCTCATTGACCAATTGCTG ACGTATGCTCCAGCTGGATCAACAGCCAGTGATGCTTCGAGCTATCATCTGATAGGCCGGGGAATCGGTTCTCATGTCGCCGGGTACGCCGGGGAGAGACATAACCCCAAACTCGGCAGAATATCTG CCTTGGATCCAGCCGGTCCTTACTTtgaaaattgtgacgtcattgtcCGATTGGATCACACCGATGCTGAGTTCGTTGACGTCATACACGCTGATACTAATTTAATCCGTACTATGG GTATGGGTATGCATCAGGCCACTGGACACGCGGATTTCTACCCTAACGGAGGTCACGATCAGCCTGCTTGCCCAAGTCGCATTCtatcaattttgtttattgaggGAACGATTTACGAAG GTGGAGTACAATATGTCCTCTGTGATCACGAGAAGGCTCATGAGATGTATATTGAGTCCATTACTTCCGGTTGTAGATTCATGGCTTCTCCTACCGCCGATAACAATCTCGACAACTACGTAGACGGTATCACAGGATATTACGATGCCGCTAACGCCATGCCCATGGGCTTCCATGCAGATAAATCCTATATGATTTCTGAGACACAATACTTCCAACCTTACGTAACCCGCACGGTAGACGAGAAAGACGAGCTTCACTGTA aGAGTCAATACAGAGCTAAAGTCTATTTTGACGATCCACGTGATGCCGACGAAGCTCACGGTGATCTATATATTAGATACGGTAATGACGCTGGCCTGTGGACTGAGAAGATACACATGGCTAACAC TGGAGAAAATGCGTATGAACCAGGCTTGAGTTATTACGTCACAGGAGCCGGTAATTCCTTCGCTGAACCATTGACGCGAATCGAATTTTCCTGGGAGTACGACGGTGACTGGTACAATCCAATCTCATGGGATATCTTCAGGAACCCGGATGTCTACGTATCCCGTATTGAGGTCGATTCTTTAGACGTCAGACAAAG CTCTACTTTCTGCAGCACCGTTTCGGACGGGCTTGTGCGTTCCAACaaacatgacgtcatatttcTGCCTTGCTaa
- the LOC139984322 gene encoding inactive pancreatic lipase-related protein 1-like, with amino-acid sequence MTSYTDEAAKMIGLLLSIFLLGAAAEKVCYPDLGCFNNLPPFLDIPDRPVSPLPDSREDVGTEFVLNTPSNGFDFEYDIISNLVPDSLANSNFDPNLETKILVHGYGESGYSSWIETMGRAFLSVGNYNIIRVDWFPGAFELYHKATSNARLVGAEISLLMDNIKALYPNTVAASALNYHIVGYSLGAHVAGYAGERQAGLARITGLDPSKPYFENTATQVRLDPTDATFVDVYHTDVSPLLQRGYGMYQAVGHVDFYPNAGTDQPGCDSSVTESLPLNSGGVYDGGIIFVACNHKRAHEIFIETIYHYGTSDQLLAFPTAAINMTDYFRLFETLPPGIEMGINAVLDPATLGIPYQRATRPTTAYGNQYKVTVSFADPSIFADTAVGILYLTINGNEASIRRVQLGGTGHYEPGSTHTFYIFTDDYPGYINNLGFYWEYDRDWYKPWTWIIFSNPDVYVHRIYLTLLEDSQSRTFCGDGDKYKSNQDDDRTVYSC; translated from the exons ATGACTAGCTACACCGACGAAGCCGCCAAGATGATTGGTCTATTACTTAGCATATTCCTTCTTGGAGCTG CTGCGGAGAAAGTATGTTATCCTGATCTAGGATGTTTCAACAACCTTCCCCCTTTCCTGGACATTCCTGACCGACCAGTTAGCCCCCTACCGGATAGCAGGGAGGACGTGGGTACCGAGTTTGTCTTAAACACACCATCGAATGGCTTCGACTTCGaatatgatattatttcaaATCTCGTACCAGATTCGTTAGCAAATTCCAACTTTGACCCTAACCTGGAAACTAAGATCCTTGTCCATGGTTACGGTGAATCGGGATACTCAAGCTGGATTGAGACGATGGGTAGAGCCTTCCTGTCCGTTGGTAACTACAACATAATCCGCGTTGACTGGTTTCCAGGCGCATTCGAACTGTATCATAAGGCAACATCAAATGCGCGCCTCGTTGGCGCAGAAATAAGCCTGTTGATGGACAACATTAAG GCTCTTTATCCTAACACTGTGGCAGCCAGTGCCCTTAACTACCATATCGTTGGGTACAGCTTGGGAGCTCATGTTGCTGGGTACGCAGGCGAGCGTCAAGCCGGTCTTGCTAGAATAACAG GATTGGACCCATCGAAACCTTATTTTGAAAATACAGCCACGCAGGTCCGTCTGGATCCGACCGATGCTACCTTTGTAGATGTGTACCACACGGACGTGTCCCCTTTGCTACAGCGAG GTTATGGCATGTACCAAGCAGTGGGTCACGTTGACTTCTATCCTAACGCTGGAACAGATCAACCGGGGTGCGACTCTTCAGTAACCGAAAGTCTCCCGTTGAATAGCGGTGGTGTTTACGATG GGGGTATTATTTTTGTTGCATGCAATCACAAGAGGGCGCATGAAATTTTTATTGAGACTATCTATCATTACGGAACATCTGATCAACTGTTGGCCTTCCCTACTGCCGCGATAAACATGACCGATTATTTCCGACTTTTTGAAACCTTGCCACCTGGTATTGAAATGGGAATAAATGCTGTACTCGACCCAGCGACACTTGGTATTCCGTATCAACGAGCAACCAGGCCAACGACCGCCTACG GCAACCAATATAAAGTCACGGTCTCTTTCGCTGATCCAAGCATCTTTGCCGATACCGCTGTCGGGATCCTTTATCTCACGATTAACGGAAATGAGGCTTCCATCCGCAGAGTTCAATT GGGTGGAACCGGACATTACGAGCCTGGAAGTACCCACACTTTTTACATCTTCACCGATGATTATCCGGGATATATAAATAATCTTGGATTTTACTGGGAGTATGATCGTGACTGGTACAAACCATGGACTTGGATCATCTTCTCGAATCCCGATGTGTACGTCCACCGAATCTACTTGACCTTATTGGAAGATTCTCAGAG